Proteins encoded in a region of the Vitis riparia cultivar Riparia Gloire de Montpellier isolate 1030 chromosome 7, EGFV_Vit.rip_1.0, whole genome shotgun sequence genome:
- the LOC117917833 gene encoding cleft lip and palate transmembrane protein 1 homolog isoform X2, with product MAPPAAPAAVEGGGEGGGGAQRQEPGYRQTIAGIIRIAVFWYFASKLFSPRKPTPSDPAIQISNLFQKAEPLDMWVYLSEQEKFSDFNSEGALIWHETNIPYAVWGPQSTRSLSLKYYPSEALKHNGSLYAHVFFARSGYPPDPNDPEYDKLAAFERTHPVVIYLPKSRADKRKSLLGNSKESNEMVEDTQADSKDEGPVDWISYWKPNITINLVDDFTRYSQNGVPPNIAPYLNVEPSTRNYYPTVFFNEFWLLRDKLIPINDTVKEFPLNLEVGPISMTKWQLFLQIDQSFQIHRSYGSMIEGEADELKRVFLEGNPYLLVVTMVVSCLHSVFDFLAFKNDIQFWNKNKSMEGLSAKSVVVSFISQLIVFLYLLDNDTSWMILASSGVGCCIEFWKIGKAMHIEIDRTGKIPKLRFRDRESYAGNKTKEYDDIAMKYLSYVLFLLVACSSIYSLTYERHKSWYSWILSSLTSCVYMFGFIMMCPQLFINYKLKSVAHLPWRQMTYKFLNTIIDDLFAFVIKMPVLHRLSVFRDDVIFLIYIYQRWVYPVDKKRINEFGFGGEEDQASTGAEAIAAKEEEKKTN from the exons ATGGCGCCGCCGGCGGCACCAGCAGCAGTGGAAGGCGGTGGCGAAGGCGGAGGAGGAGCGCAGCGGCAGGAGCCGGGTTACAGGCAGACGATCGCCGGAATCATTAGGATTGCGGTGTTCTGGTACTTTGCTTCCAAGTTGTTCTCTCCGAGAAAGCCGACTCCTTCTGACCCAGCTATTCAGATCTCCAATCTCTTCCAGAAAGCCGAGCCTCTT GACATGTGGGTTTATCTTTCTGAACAAGAGAAGTTCAGTGACTTCAATAGTGAAGGTGCACTCATTTGGCATGAGACTAATATCCCATATGCAGTTTGGGGACCACAGAGTACCAGGTCTCTTTCTTTGAAGTATTATCCATCTGAG GCTTTGAAGCACAATGGTAGCCTCTACGCTCATGTTTTCTTTGCACGCTCTGGTTACCCTCCAGACCCAAATGATCCTGAGTATGATAAGTTAGCTGCCTTTGAGAGGACACACC CTGTTGTGATATACTTACCTAAGTCAAGAGCAGATAAAAGAAAGAGCCTGCTCGGGAATTCCAAAGAATCTAATGAG ATGGTTGAGGACACTCAGGCTGATTCAAAAGACGAAGGTCCTGTGGATTGGATCTCATATTGGAAACCAAATATTACAATTAATTTAGTTGATGATTTCACAAG ATATTCACAAAATGGCGTTCCACCAAATATTGCTCCTT ACTTGAATGTGGAGCCTAGTACAAGGAATTACTATCCTACCGTTTTCTTCAACGAGTTTTGGTTACTTAGAGATAAGTTGATACCAATCAATGATACAGTGAAAGAATTTCCACTGAATCTAGAGGTGGGTCCCATAAGCATGACCAAGTGGCAACTATTCCTGCAGATTGATCAGTCATTCCAGATTCACCGTAGCTACGGAAGCATGATTGAAGGCGAGGCTGACGAACTGAAG AGGGTATTCTTGGAAGGAAATCCTTATCTCCTGGTGGTTACAATGGTGGTCTCATGTCTTCATTCGGTGTTTGATTTCTTGGCATTCAAGAATG ATATCCAATTTTGGAACAAAAACAAGTCTATGGAAGGACTATCTGCAAAGTCGGTTGTTGTGAGCTTTATATCTCAGTTGATTGTCTTCCTCTATTTACTTGACAACGACACATCATGGATGATACTTGCAAGTTCTGGAGTTGGTTGCTGCAttgagttttggaaaatagGAAAGGCCATGCACATAGAG ATTGATAGAACTGGAAAGATACCTAAGTTGAGGTTCCGAGACCGGGAGTCCTATGCTGGGAATAAGACAAAGGAATACGATGATATTGCCATGAAGTACTTGTCCTACGTGCTCTTCTTGCTTGTTGCATGTTCTTCTATTTACTCACTTACGTATGAGAGACATAAGAGCTGGTACTCTTGGATCCTTTCTTCACTCACAAGCTGTGTCTACATGTTTG GTTTCATTATGATGTGCCCTCAGTTGTTCATAAACTATAAGCTGAAATCTGTGGCTCATCTACCCTGGAGGCAGATGACGTACAAGTTCCTCAATACCATCATAGATGATCTGTTTGCCTTTGTCATAAAAATGCCAGTGCTACATCGGCTTTCTGTGTTCCGTGATG ATGTTATAtttctgatatatatatatcagagGTGGGTGTATCCGGTGGACAAGAAACGAATAAATGAGTTTGGTTTCGGTGGTGAGGAGGATCAGGCCTCTACTGGGGCAGAAGCCATAGCTGCCAAGGAAGAGGAGAAGAAAACTAACTGA
- the LOC117917833 gene encoding cleft lip and palate transmembrane protein 1 homolog isoform X1: MAPPAAPAAVEGGGEGGGGAQRQEPGYRQTIAGIIRIAVFWYFASKLFSPRKPTPSDPAIQISNLFQKAEPLDMWVYLSEQEKFSDFNSEGALIWHETNIPYAVWGPQSTRSLSLKYYPSEALKHNGSLYAHVFFARSGYPPDPNDPEYDKLAAFERTHPVVIYLPKSRADKRKSLLGNSKESNEVVKASEMVEDTQADSKDEGPVDWISYWKPNITINLVDDFTRYSQNGVPPNIAPYLNVEPSTRNYYPTVFFNEFWLLRDKLIPINDTVKEFPLNLEVGPISMTKWQLFLQIDQSFQIHRSYGSMIEGEADELKRVFLEGNPYLLVVTMVVSCLHSVFDFLAFKNDIQFWNKNKSMEGLSAKSVVVSFISQLIVFLYLLDNDTSWMILASSGVGCCIEFWKIGKAMHIEIDRTGKIPKLRFRDRESYAGNKTKEYDDIAMKYLSYVLFLLVACSSIYSLTYERHKSWYSWILSSLTSCVYMFGFIMMCPQLFINYKLKSVAHLPWRQMTYKFLNTIIDDLFAFVIKMPVLHRLSVFRDDVIFLIYIYQRWVYPVDKKRINEFGFGGEEDQASTGAEAIAAKEEEKKTN; encoded by the exons ATGGCGCCGCCGGCGGCACCAGCAGCAGTGGAAGGCGGTGGCGAAGGCGGAGGAGGAGCGCAGCGGCAGGAGCCGGGTTACAGGCAGACGATCGCCGGAATCATTAGGATTGCGGTGTTCTGGTACTTTGCTTCCAAGTTGTTCTCTCCGAGAAAGCCGACTCCTTCTGACCCAGCTATTCAGATCTCCAATCTCTTCCAGAAAGCCGAGCCTCTT GACATGTGGGTTTATCTTTCTGAACAAGAGAAGTTCAGTGACTTCAATAGTGAAGGTGCACTCATTTGGCATGAGACTAATATCCCATATGCAGTTTGGGGACCACAGAGTACCAGGTCTCTTTCTTTGAAGTATTATCCATCTGAG GCTTTGAAGCACAATGGTAGCCTCTACGCTCATGTTTTCTTTGCACGCTCTGGTTACCCTCCAGACCCAAATGATCCTGAGTATGATAAGTTAGCTGCCTTTGAGAGGACACACC CTGTTGTGATATACTTACCTAAGTCAAGAGCAGATAAAAGAAAGAGCCTGCTCGGGAATTCCAAAGAATCTAATGAGGTTGTAAAAGCATCTGAG ATGGTTGAGGACACTCAGGCTGATTCAAAAGACGAAGGTCCTGTGGATTGGATCTCATATTGGAAACCAAATATTACAATTAATTTAGTTGATGATTTCACAAG ATATTCACAAAATGGCGTTCCACCAAATATTGCTCCTT ACTTGAATGTGGAGCCTAGTACAAGGAATTACTATCCTACCGTTTTCTTCAACGAGTTTTGGTTACTTAGAGATAAGTTGATACCAATCAATGATACAGTGAAAGAATTTCCACTGAATCTAGAGGTGGGTCCCATAAGCATGACCAAGTGGCAACTATTCCTGCAGATTGATCAGTCATTCCAGATTCACCGTAGCTACGGAAGCATGATTGAAGGCGAGGCTGACGAACTGAAG AGGGTATTCTTGGAAGGAAATCCTTATCTCCTGGTGGTTACAATGGTGGTCTCATGTCTTCATTCGGTGTTTGATTTCTTGGCATTCAAGAATG ATATCCAATTTTGGAACAAAAACAAGTCTATGGAAGGACTATCTGCAAAGTCGGTTGTTGTGAGCTTTATATCTCAGTTGATTGTCTTCCTCTATTTACTTGACAACGACACATCATGGATGATACTTGCAAGTTCTGGAGTTGGTTGCTGCAttgagttttggaaaatagGAAAGGCCATGCACATAGAG ATTGATAGAACTGGAAAGATACCTAAGTTGAGGTTCCGAGACCGGGAGTCCTATGCTGGGAATAAGACAAAGGAATACGATGATATTGCCATGAAGTACTTGTCCTACGTGCTCTTCTTGCTTGTTGCATGTTCTTCTATTTACTCACTTACGTATGAGAGACATAAGAGCTGGTACTCTTGGATCCTTTCTTCACTCACAAGCTGTGTCTACATGTTTG GTTTCATTATGATGTGCCCTCAGTTGTTCATAAACTATAAGCTGAAATCTGTGGCTCATCTACCCTGGAGGCAGATGACGTACAAGTTCCTCAATACCATCATAGATGATCTGTTTGCCTTTGTCATAAAAATGCCAGTGCTACATCGGCTTTCTGTGTTCCGTGATG ATGTTATAtttctgatatatatatatcagagGTGGGTGTATCCGGTGGACAAGAAACGAATAAATGAGTTTGGTTTCGGTGGTGAGGAGGATCAGGCCTCTACTGGGGCAGAAGCCATAGCTGCCAAGGAAGAGGAGAAGAAAACTAACTGA